The Oreochromis niloticus isolate F11D_XX linkage group LG13, O_niloticus_UMD_NMBU, whole genome shotgun sequence genome has a window encoding:
- the LOC102075851 gene encoding histone-lysine N-methyltransferase SETDB1-B, with the protein MAMIMTVDQLETKTLLLQESLKTEEDLLDYECEDEKHTFESPNDSVCCVNETARKRKLCQNGLDCPRPFKKPVVVLTRLPEYKVRSLRPPTPQQFYSEDESLSSSDSDMQWEPEVDSSDSDFSPSNSTQKPAGMNKCSESDRTPPPASPASTSTNAADVAPVIISSVFGHSSKEIITARPEAPKAELKLNMVVLARRRPMRWQRGKIVEIVTREDGRLKYKVSFEEKGKSLVSGHHVAFDTTAKVEQLYVGGRVVVQCQDNKYRFQPGVVGELPSRKNRLRFLIFLDDHTPVYVGLPLIHLVWKPLENVADDIPEGPHKDFIEHYLKKWPYPQLTQYRLGQTLNAELNGVLQKCEVQIIDCSLMQVVFQESEHKEWIYRGSSRLEHMAKFLEMKHREQLECDSD; encoded by the exons AACATACGTTTGAATCTCCAAATGACTCAGTTTGCTGTGTAAATGAAactgccagaaagaggaaactatGCCAAAACGGCTTGGACTGTCCCAGACCATTTAAAAAGCCAGTGGTAGTGTTGACTAGACTTCCTGAATATAAGGTCAGGTCTCTGCGACCACCAACACCTCAGCAGTTCTACAGTGAAGATGAGTCTCTCAGCAGCTCTGATTCAGATATGCAGTGGGAGCCAGAAGTTGATTCCAGTGATTCAGATTTTTCACCCTCTAACAGTACACAGAAACCTGCAGGAATGAACAAATGCAGTGAGAGCGACAGAACACCACCACCTGCTTCACCTGCGAGCACCAGCACCAATG CGGCAGATGTGGCTCCTGTTATAATATCATCAGTGTTTGGCCATTCCTCCAAGGAAATAATAACTGCCCGACCTGAGGCACCAAAGGCAGAACTCAAATTGAACATGGTAGTTCTGGCTAGGAGAAGACCTATGAGGTGGCAACGGGGGAAAATAGTCGAGATAGTTACAAGGG AAGACGGACGGTTGAAATACAAAGTCAGTTTTGAAGAAAAAGGGAAGAGTCTAGTATCTGGACACCACGTTGCTTTTGACACCACAGCAAAGGTGGAGCAGCTGTATGTTGGTGGCCGTGTGGTGGTTCAGTGTCAAGATAACAAGTACCGGTTCCAGCCTGGTGTCGTAGGCGAGCTCCCCAGCAGAAAGAACCGCTTAAG GTTCTTGATCTTTTTGGATGATCACACGCCGGTCTATGTTGGCTTACCTTTAATTCATTTGGTTTGGAAACCTT TGGAAAACGTTGCAGATGACATTCCAGAGGGCCCTCACAAAGACTTCATAGAACATTACCTGAAGAAGTGGCCGTACCCTCAGTTAACCCAGTACAGGCTTGGACAGACCCTTAATGCTGAATTGAACGGAGTCCTGCAAAAGTGTGAAGTGCAGATTATTGACTGCAGCTTAATGCAGGTTGTCTTTCAG GAGAGTGAACATAAGGAGTGGATATACCGAGGTTCGTCACGACTGGAGCACATGGCAAAGTTTTTGGAGATGAAACACAGAGAACAGCTTGAGTGCGACTCTGACTGA